In a genomic window of Telopea speciosissima isolate NSW1024214 ecotype Mountain lineage chromosome 5, Tspe_v1, whole genome shotgun sequence:
- the LOC122660878 gene encoding polygalacturonase-1 non-catalytic subunit beta-like — MVKQGSFMPVPDLRDPMSYRSFLPRSLALKFPFSFAQIKELKNLFTEDNESNMDEYIQGTLEICDEKSLIRGEQSTCTNSAEDLIDFVVKKLGKHVRIWSTESIEGSYENVTIGAVKLIYGNLSEPPILCHSQPFPFQVYYCHVLPKVKVYAVDIHARKKVNHAIMACHYDTSAWNPNHFAFKLLGFGPGLIEVCHWINENGMVWTKTLG; from the coding sequence ATGGTGAAACAGGGAAGTTTCATGCCTGTCCCTGATCTAAGGGACCCAATGTCATATAGATCCTTCTTGCCAAGATCTCTGGCATTAAAATTTCCATTTTCCTTTGCCCAGATCAAGGAATTGAAGAATCTCTTTACTGAGGATAATGAATCAAACATGGATGAGTATATTCAAGGAACCCTTGAGATATGTGATGAGAAGAGCCTCATTCGAGGTGAACAGTCCACTTGTACGAATTCGGCTGAGGATCTCATCGATTTTGTTGTCAAGAAATTAGGGAAACATGTACGTATCTGGAGTACCGAGAGCATCGAAGGATCTTATGAGAATGTCACAATTGGAGCTGTGAAACTCATCTATGGAAACCTCTCTGAACCACCAATCTTATGTCATAGTCAGCCATTTCCATTTCAAGTCTATTATTGCCATGTTTTACCAAAAGTAAAAGTATATGCAGTTGATATACATGCTCGGAAGAAAGTGAATCATGCGATCATGGCATGTCACTATGACACATCAGCCTGGAATCCAAACCATTTTGCTTTTAAGCTACTGGGTTTTGGCCCAGGCCTAATTGAAGTTTGTCATTGGATAAATGAGAATGGAATGGTTTGGACAAAGACTTTAGGTTGA